In one Bradyrhizobium sp. 4 genomic region, the following are encoded:
- a CDS encoding biotin/lipoyl-binding protein, translating to MFELMFCSLLTILPDYLYRRYAQGKRFGKEITFFSIWYELRWGITGCLMLTISLITMIFYFHPSTTSATLYFRTVPILPEGSGRVAEVNVGYSEAVKKGDVLFRLDGSKQKAALETATRKIAEVDAAMTSAENDVVKAEAQIQEAKASLQQAKDELDVKTELQRRNPGIVPQRDIEKLQVVVNQRQAGVDSATASKTSATLRLSTLLPAEKASAQAALAEAQVDLDKTFVRAGVDGRVEQFLVRTGDVVNQLMRPAGVLVPDGAGRRALQAGFGQIEAQVMKVGMVAEATCISKPWVIIPMVVTSVQDFIAAGQFRTGEQLIEAQNVGRPGTILAFLEPLYKGGLEGVTPGSSCIVNAYTSNHEEISAKETGTGRAIALHVVDGVGLVHAMLLRIQALLLPIKTLVLSGH from the coding sequence ATGTTTGAGCTCATGTTCTGCTCCCTTCTGACCATCCTGCCGGACTACCTCTACCGCCGCTATGCCCAGGGCAAACGTTTCGGCAAGGAGATCACCTTCTTTTCCATCTGGTATGAATTGCGATGGGGCATCACCGGCTGCCTGATGCTGACGATTTCTCTGATCACCATGATCTTCTACTTTCACCCGTCAACCACCTCCGCCACGCTCTATTTTCGCACGGTGCCGATCCTGCCCGAGGGCTCCGGCCGGGTGGCGGAAGTCAATGTCGGCTACAGCGAGGCCGTGAAGAAGGGTGACGTGCTGTTCAGGCTGGACGGTTCGAAGCAGAAGGCTGCTTTGGAAACAGCCACCCGCAAGATCGCCGAGGTCGACGCTGCGATGACAAGCGCCGAAAACGACGTCGTCAAAGCCGAAGCGCAAATCCAGGAAGCCAAGGCCAGCCTTCAGCAGGCCAAGGACGAACTGGATGTCAAGACGGAGTTGCAGCGCCGCAACCCCGGTATCGTCCCGCAGCGCGATATCGAGAAATTACAGGTCGTGGTCAACCAGCGGCAGGCTGGTGTGGACTCTGCCACCGCGTCCAAGACGTCAGCGACGTTGCGACTTTCAACGCTGTTGCCGGCTGAAAAGGCGAGCGCCCAGGCGGCGTTGGCGGAAGCGCAGGTCGATCTGGACAAGACCTTTGTTCGCGCCGGGGTCGACGGCCGCGTGGAGCAATTCCTGGTCCGCACCGGCGATGTCGTCAATCAGCTGATGCGCCCGGCCGGCGTGCTGGTTCCGGACGGTGCCGGCAGGCGCGCCTTGCAGGCCGGCTTTGGTCAGATCGAGGCGCAGGTGATGAAGGTCGGCATGGTGGCGGAAGCAACCTGCATCTCGAAGCCGTGGGTGATCATTCCCATGGTCGTCACCAGCGTCCAGGATTTCATCGCGGCCGGGCAGTTCCGAACCGGCGAGCAACTGATCGAGGCGCAGAATGTCGGGCGACCTGGAACGATTCTGGCTTTCCTGGAGCCGCTCTACAAGGGCGGGCTAGAAGGCGTGACGCCGGGCAGCAGCTGCATCGTCAATGCCTATACCAGCAATCATGAGGAGATCTCCGCGAAGGAGACGGGCACGGGGCGGGCAATTGCCTTGCACGTCGTCGATGGTGTTGGCCTCGTGCACGCCATGCTCTTGCGAATTCAGGCGCTCTTGCTGCCGATCAAGACGTTGGTGCTGAGCGGGCACTGA
- a CDS encoding TAXI family TRAP transporter solute-binding subunit — protein MVPARMPVWLRSIIVASAVVLVLGAGLFGYRWYSRPTTLTIAVGSLDGEATRLVSALASRLAVANAPVRLKLVETTNALDAAEQFAAEKVELAVVRGDVGDLSQAQAIAVLAHAVVLLVAPPGSSITEIAGLKRTSVGVIGGEMNRKVVDVLSDEYGLGRANVTFRNLQPADARRALDAKEVRAILIVVPLAEKYLALLRGLFLQTPKTAPVLLPVEAAGAIAEKQRAYESFDVPKGTLRGSPPVPSEDLTTLRVSFYVVAQKQLSAEVAGSLADALMKARRDLLGELPILSQMTAPSTDSDAFLPVHPGAAAFYNGTQQSFLDEWGNAIFLAPMIFGGLISVLAAAWKFLQVRDSSKDERGLDLLYALGARIRRTEAEAELSDIEVEIDRVLQGQRAKAAAGDENALDVSTLNVAAHRLQSLIHDRRILLSARLGSSGQAVRPDIDRIERPAAE, from the coding sequence ATGGTCCCTGCGAGAATGCCGGTTTGGCTTCGTTCTATCATTGTCGCCAGCGCTGTTGTGCTTGTGCTTGGAGCTGGCCTGTTCGGCTACCGCTGGTACTCTCGCCCGACGACGCTGACCATCGCGGTCGGATCGCTGGATGGCGAAGCCACGCGTCTGGTATCGGCGTTGGCAAGCCGGCTTGCCGTCGCGAACGCGCCGGTCCGGCTCAAGCTGGTGGAAACCACCAACGCGCTTGATGCTGCCGAGCAATTTGCGGCGGAAAAGGTCGAGCTTGCTGTCGTTCGCGGTGACGTCGGCGACCTATCGCAGGCGCAGGCTATCGCGGTCCTCGCCCATGCCGTCGTCCTGTTGGTTGCGCCGCCGGGCTCCTCCATTACCGAAATCGCTGGTCTGAAGCGCACCAGCGTCGGCGTGATCGGCGGCGAGATGAATCGCAAGGTCGTCGACGTCCTCAGCGACGAATACGGCCTTGGACGCGCCAACGTGACATTCCGCAATCTCCAGCCGGCAGACGCGCGGCGGGCACTCGATGCCAAGGAGGTACGAGCGATTTTGATCGTCGTTCCTCTTGCCGAAAAGTATCTGGCCCTCTTGCGCGGCCTCTTTCTGCAGACGCCGAAGACCGCGCCGGTCCTCCTTCCCGTCGAGGCGGCTGGTGCCATCGCGGAAAAGCAGCGCGCCTATGAAAGCTTCGATGTCCCGAAGGGCACGCTGCGCGGTTCGCCGCCTGTCCCGAGCGAGGATCTCACCACGCTGCGGGTTTCGTTCTATGTGGTCGCGCAAAAGCAGCTCAGCGCAGAGGTGGCGGGCAGCCTGGCCGACGCGCTGATGAAGGCACGCAGGGACCTGCTCGGCGAATTGCCGATCCTCTCGCAAATGACCGCGCCGAGCACGGATTCGGACGCCTTCCTCCCGGTCCATCCCGGCGCCGCAGCATTCTACAACGGAACGCAGCAGAGCTTTCTGGACGAATGGGGAAACGCGATTTTTCTCGCGCCCATGATTTTCGGCGGCCTCATCTCCGTATTGGCGGCGGCTTGGAAATTCCTTCAGGTGCGTGATTCCTCTAAAGACGAACGGGGCCTGGACTTGCTGTATGCGCTGGGCGCGCGGATACGCAGGACTGAGGCGGAGGCCGAACTGTCCGATATCGAGGTCGAGATCGACCGGGTGCTCCAGGGCCAGCGCGCCAAGGCCGCTGCAGGAGACGAGAATGCGCTCGATGTCTCCACACTGAATGTAGCCGCGCACCGCCTTCAAAGCCTGATCCACGATCGCCGGATCTTACTTTCTGCGCGGCTGGGCAGCAGCGGCCAAGCGGTGCGGCCGGACATCGACCGGATCGAACGTCCGGCCGCGGAGTGA